One window of the Chryseobacterium camelliae genome contains the following:
- the lnt gene encoding apolipoprotein N-acyltransferase, producing MKYVLLTLISAMLLSVSWPTYGVPFFIFFALVPLLMMEHGVSKFSGYDRKSWVVFGLSYLCFVIWNVVTTGWLYGSKNPDGSHSMMAVLFPVLVNSFLYALVFQCYHWYKNAQGTYWGLAFFVAIWMSFEKFHLSWELTWPWLNLGNAFSEYPKLIQWYDTLGATGGSFWILIVNIMTFYTVRIWEAGRKRKGLITNTLIVTALIAVPMIISVIRYNTFDQKPVGQVNVLMLQPDLDPYAEKYSKDSLTIENDLLNLAEKNSTGKIDYYIAPETAIPGRGSISETAFDKSLMLNNLKDFLVKHPGSVFATGISSHRFYSNTDLLPKDAYQLNPRLWVESYNSAVQVIPGRKVEVYHKGKLVPGVEIFPYMNVLKPLLGDAMLNLGGTVASLGTDKERVAFSNPYNKGKLAPIICYESIYGEFVGDYVKKGANFLAIMTNDSWWGVTEGHKQLLSYARLRAIETRREIARAANSGISAHINAKGDVTADTFYGDQTALFAKVNLYEGETFYVRSGDFLSRLGIFALGFLLFYYLIKRFQKKFMK from the coding sequence ATGAAATACGTTTTACTCACCCTTATTTCGGCAATGCTTCTGTCTGTCTCATGGCCGACGTATGGAGTTCCGTTCTTTATATTCTTCGCACTGGTGCCTCTCCTGATGATGGAGCACGGTGTTTCCAAATTTTCAGGGTACGACAGGAAAAGCTGGGTAGTTTTCGGACTGTCTTATCTGTGCTTTGTGATCTGGAATGTGGTAACTACAGGATGGCTGTACGGGTCTAAAAATCCGGATGGCAGCCATTCAATGATGGCGGTCCTGTTTCCGGTACTTGTTAATTCCTTCTTATACGCATTGGTTTTCCAGTGCTACCACTGGTATAAAAATGCCCAGGGGACTTATTGGGGCCTGGCTTTTTTCGTGGCTATCTGGATGAGCTTTGAAAAGTTCCACCTCAGCTGGGAACTTACCTGGCCTTGGCTGAACCTCGGCAATGCATTTTCAGAATATCCGAAACTTATCCAGTGGTATGACACCCTTGGAGCTACAGGCGGAAGTTTCTGGATCCTGATTGTGAATATCATGACTTTTTATACGGTGAGGATATGGGAAGCCGGAAGAAAAAGAAAAGGACTGATCACCAATACCCTTATAGTGACAGCCTTAATTGCAGTACCTATGATTATTTCCGTTATCAGATACAATACATTTGATCAGAAGCCCGTGGGACAGGTGAACGTACTGATGCTCCAACCCGATCTTGATCCGTACGCGGAAAAATATTCCAAAGACAGCCTGACCATAGAAAATGACCTTTTGAATCTGGCCGAAAAGAATTCTACCGGGAAAATAGATTATTACATTGCCCCGGAAACCGCTATTCCCGGCAGAGGTTCCATTTCAGAAACGGCATTTGACAAAAGCCTGATGCTGAATAATCTTAAAGACTTTCTTGTGAAGCACCCCGGTTCCGTATTCGCAACAGGAATTTCTTCCCACCGCTTTTATTCGAATACAGACTTGCTTCCAAAAGATGCGTATCAGCTGAATCCGAGGCTTTGGGTGGAAAGTTACAATTCCGCTGTCCAGGTAATCCCGGGCCGGAAAGTAGAGGTTTACCATAAAGGTAAGCTGGTTCCGGGCGTTGAGATTTTCCCGTATATGAATGTCCTGAAGCCGTTATTAGGCGATGCCATGCTTAACCTCGGCGGAACTGTCGCTTCACTGGGCACCGATAAAGAACGGGTTGCTTTTTCAAATCCTTACAATAAAGGCAAACTGGCTCCGATCATCTGCTATGAAAGCATCTATGGTGAATTTGTGGGAGATTATGTAAAAAAAGGAGCCAATTTCCTGGCTATCATGACCAATGATTCATGGTGGGGCGTTACGGAAGGCCACAAACAGCTTTTATCGTATGCAAGGTTAAGAGCCATTGAAACCAGAAGGGAAATTGCTAGGGCTGCTAACAGTGGGATATCCGCCCATATCAATGCCAAAGGAGACGTTACTGCCGATACTTTTTACGGCGACCAGACGGCTCTGTTTGCTAAGGTAAACCTATACGAAGGAGAAACCTTTTACGTAAGGTCCGGAGATTTTCTTTCAAGGCTGGGTATTTTTGCTTTAGGCTTTTTACTTTTTTATTATCTGATCAAGCGGTTTCAGAAAAAGTTCATGAAATAA
- the rpmB gene encoding 50S ribosomal protein L28, with amino-acid sequence MSRICQITGKRAMVGNNVSHANNKTKRRFEINLLEKKFYLPEQDKHVTLKVSAHGLRVINKIGIEEAIERATRNGLIKKN; translated from the coding sequence ATGTCAAGAATTTGCCAAATAACAGGAAAGCGTGCAATGGTTGGTAACAACGTTTCTCACGCTAATAACAAAACGAAGCGTCGTTTTGAAATTAACTTATTAGAGAAGAAATTTTACCTTCCGGAGCAAGATAAGCACGTAACACTGAAAGTATCAGCTCATGGATTGAGAGTGATTAACAAAATTGGAATCGAGGAAGCTATTGAAAGAGCTACTAGAAACGGATTGATTAAAAAGAACTAA
- the rpmG gene encoding 50S ribosomal protein L33: protein MAKKGNRVQVILECTEHKESGMAGMSRYISTKNKKNTTERLELKKYNPVLKKYTLHKEIK from the coding sequence ATGGCAAAAAAAGGAAATAGAGTTCAAGTAATCCTTGAATGTACAGAGCACAAAGAGAGCGGAATGGCAGGAATGTCAAGATACATTTCTACAAAAAATAAAAAGAACACTACAGAGAGATTAGAGCTTAAAAAGTACAATCCGGTTCTTAAGAAATATACGCTTCACAAAGAAATCAAGTAA
- a CDS encoding DUF4295 domain-containing protein → MAKKVVATLQSGQSKKMTKVVKMVKSSKSGAYVFEEKVMNADEVDGYLKK, encoded by the coding sequence ATGGCAAAAAAAGTAGTAGCAACCCTACAGAGCGGTCAATCTAAGAAGATGACCAAAGTGGTGAAAATGGTGAAGTCTTCCAAATCCGGAGCTTACGTTTTCGAAGAAAAAGTAATGAATGCAGACGAAGTAGACGGTTATTTGAAGAAATAA
- the ftsY gene encoding signal recognition particle-docking protein FtsY: MSWFKNIFKKEEKETLDKGLEKSSQGFFEKMTKAVVGKSKVDDEVLDNLEEILIASDVGASTTIKIIQRIEERVARDKYVSVSELDKILREEISGLLLENPHAGTGNIDTSKKPYVIMVVGVNGVGKTTTIGKLAHQFTTEGKKVVLGAADTFRAAAVDQLVIWSQRVGVPIVKQEMGSDPASVAFDTVQSAVAQDADVVIIDTAGRLHNKVNLMNELSKIKRVMQKVIPDAPHEILLVLDGSTGQNAFEQAKQFTAATEVNALAVTKLDGTAKGGVVIGISDQFQIPVKYIGVGEKMQDLQLFNGIEFVDSFFKKR, translated from the coding sequence ATGAGTTGGTTTAAAAACATTTTTAAGAAAGAAGAAAAAGAAACTTTAGACAAAGGCCTTGAAAAATCCAGCCAGGGTTTCTTTGAAAAAATGACTAAAGCGGTAGTTGGTAAAAGCAAGGTAGACGATGAAGTCCTGGACAACCTGGAGGAGATCCTTATTGCATCCGATGTAGGCGCATCCACTACCATCAAAATTATCCAGAGAATAGAAGAACGTGTTGCCAGAGACAAATATGTAAGCGTTAGTGAGCTTGATAAGATCCTTCGTGAAGAAATTTCAGGGCTTCTCCTTGAAAATCCTCATGCAGGAACCGGAAATATCGATACTTCAAAAAAACCCTACGTCATCATGGTTGTTGGGGTAAACGGCGTTGGTAAAACCACCACCATCGGAAAGCTGGCCCACCAGTTTACGACAGAAGGAAAAAAGGTTGTTCTGGGCGCTGCCGATACCTTCAGAGCAGCAGCAGTGGACCAATTGGTGATCTGGAGCCAGAGAGTGGGCGTACCGATCGTCAAACAGGAGATGGGGTCAGATCCAGCCTCTGTTGCTTTTGACACGGTACAGAGTGCGGTTGCACAGGATGCTGATGTAGTCATCATCGACACCGCCGGAAGACTCCATAATAAAGTCAACCTGATGAACGAGCTTTCCAAGATCAAACGGGTGATGCAGAAAGTTATTCCTGATGCTCCCCATGAAATCCTTCTGGTGCTTGACGGCTCTACCGGACAGAATGCTTTTGAGCAGGCCAAACAGTTTACCGCCGCTACAGAAGTGAACGCACTGGCGGTAACCAAACTAGACGGAACCGCCAAAGGAGGCGTAGTAATAGGCATTTCCGACCAGTTCCAGATCCCGGTAAAATACATAGGTGTAGGCGAGAAGATGCAGGACCTGCAATTGTTTAATGGTATAGAATTTGTTGACTCATTTTTCAAGAAAAGATAA
- a CDS encoding GlsB/YeaQ/YmgE family stress response membrane protein, which produces MGFLTWILFGLIAGAIAKMIMPGNQGGGWLLTIILGIVGAFVGGAIGVYVLHWGDVESFWNPRSWILAIGGALIVLWIYGMATRRS; this is translated from the coding sequence ATGGGATTTTTAACATGGATTTTATTCGGCCTTATTGCAGGTGCAATTGCTAAAATGATTATGCCGGGCAACCAGGGAGGCGGATGGCTTTTGACCATTATTCTGGGAATCGTTGGAGCATTCGTAGGAGGAGCCATCGGAGTTTATGTACTTCACTGGGGTGATGTGGAAAGTTTCTGGAACCCAAGAAGCTGGATCCTGGCCATAGGAGGTGCGCTGATTGTCCTCTGGATTTACGGAATGGCTACACGGAGGAGTTAG